A window of Diabrotica virgifera virgifera chromosome 9, PGI_DIABVI_V3a contains these coding sequences:
- the LOC126890975 gene encoding ABC transporter F family member 4-like codes for MLSLESTELSPSNSAHNVEKPTLPESLSKSEHESSDDNASGDESAPRASSPKSEMEEEYSSSEDESMIDDKFSEEEIQEIYKDLPQVTETPQVSEITNQTRDSETPQVSNPTEFDKANAYSRRIEEKQSNKRPRNPSSPTQEQLKKAKDVDGMQQTIEELFAKLQENEVERRQDQARHSQQIAELMDELKKLRTMLEQKDQENRELVAQLVKLTDRSNPTPTPSEPESEPNLEVAEMDTEEVVDSGSESTYRFPKYRKKKGACKKPIQEPEHGKSSVKDAQPEANKAERINESTLAKSDLNLEVAMMDTEVVEDSGDENAYQFPNYRKRKGRKATNKRECNDDTQPEADNAEKVKEPKKRKANPTTTDNNGTSHPAAYQEGQQLDDSDCFADESNPASPQDSQISMDIPPQGSNNALKTLLDAEYDSRRCDGKKPNKRPCSSPATDRNQDDLAITVQKLMIQLEKRDKEAKIEQQEFKEM; via the exons ATGTTGTCTTTAGAAAGCACTGAGCTTTCACCGAGCAATTCCGCTCATAATGTTGAAAAACCCACCTTACCCGAATCCCTCTCGAAGTCAGAGCATGAGTCGTCTGACGACAATGCTTCTGGCGACGAGTCCGCCCCTAGAGCCTCTTCCCCCAAGTCGGAGATGGAGGAAGAGTACTCTAGTTCTGAAGATGAATCTATGATCGACGATAAGTTCTCCGAAGAAGAAATCCAAGAGATTTATAAAGATCTGCCCCAGGTTACTGAAACCCCTCAGGTTTCTGAAATAACAAACCAAACCCGCGATTCCGAAACCCCTCAGGTTTCCAACCCCACGGAGTTCGACAAAGCGAACGCATACTCCCGGCGCATCGAGGAAAAGCAGTCCAACAAAAGACCGCGCAACCCCTCAAGCCCCACCCAAGAACAGCTGAAAAAAGCTAAAGACGTTGATGGCATGCAGCAAACAATAGAGGAATTGTTTGCTAAATTGCAAGAGAATGAGGTTGAAAGACGTCAGGATCAGGCAAGGCATAGCCAACAAATCGCTGAGCTAATGGATGAGCTGAAAAAGCTTAGGACCATGCTCGAGCAGAAAGATCAAGAAAATCGGGAACTAGTCGCACAGCTGGTGAAACTAACCGATAGATCTAATCCCACCCCAACCCCCTCAGAGCCAGAATCTGAACCCAACCTAGAAGTGGCAGAAATGGACACGGAAGAGGTTGTGGACTCAGGCAGTGAAAGCACCTATCGTTTTCCAAAATACAGGAAAAAGAAAGGTGCATGCAAAAAACCTATTCAAGAACCAGAACACGGCAAAAGCAGTGTTAAAGACGCCCAACCTGAGGCAAATAAAGCTGAGAGGATAAATGAGTCTACCCTAGCAAAATCTGACCTCAACTTAGAAGTGGCAATGATGGACACTGAAGTAGTTGAGGACTCAGGAGATGAAAATGCCTACCAATTCCCTAATTACAGGAAACGGAAAGGCAGAAAAGCCACAAACAAACGCGAATGCAATGACGACACCCAACCTGAGGCAGACAATGCTGAAAAGGTTAAAGAGCCGAAAAAGCGAAAAGCAAATCCTACTACTACTGATAATAATGGAACATCTCATCCTGCTGCG TATCAAGAAGGCCAACAGCTGGACGATTCTGATTGCTTCGCGGATGAAAGTAACCCCGCATCCCCTCAGGATAGCCAAATTAGTATGGATATACCCCCTCAGGGATCAAATAATGCATTAAAAACACTTCTAGACGCTGAGTACGACAGCAGAAGATGTGATGGAAAGAAACCGAATAAAAGGCCATGCAGCAGTCCAGCCACGGACAGAAATCAAGATGATCTGGCCATAACGGTCCAGAAATTAATGATACAGCTGGAAAAAAGAGATAAGGAGGCCAAAATAGAACAACAAGAATTCAAAGAAATGTAA